A genomic region of Homalodisca vitripennis isolate AUS2020 chromosome 5, UT_GWSS_2.1, whole genome shotgun sequence contains the following coding sequences:
- the LOC124363216 gene encoding uncharacterized protein LOC124363216: protein MSRGSDITQLRLEASYLLEEAKDWFNCNRLKINEEKTQTLLCTLKTGVPFQEAVKLLGFWLDSKLSWNDHLSKVCTKLSRVICLLRKLRALITRPYLLTVYHALFHSHLMYGIVLWGHSPAVRDVLLLQKKALRILTSSAPREHCRPLFMELGVLTVYSQYILNTLVLLRENLADFVTRDNVHKYNTRRAQDLDMPRCRLSGTQKAYPQSAIKIFNTLPQNVRVLEMRDFKKVLKDRLLERPLYSLEELNHEPLF, encoded by the coding sequence ATGAGCAGAGGGAGCGACATCACCCAACTACGTTTGGAAGCCAGTTACCTACTAGAGGAGGCTAAAGATTGGTTCAACTGTAATAGACTTAagataaatgaagaaaaaacccaGACGCTGCTTTGCACTCTGAAGACTGGGGTCCCCTTCCAGGAGGCGGTAAAGCTGTTGGGGTTCTGGCTGGACTCTAAGTTAAGTTGGAACGACCACTTATCAAAGGTATGTACCAAACTCTCTCGAGTCATTTGCCTCCTGAGGAAGCTAAGGGCTTTGATAACCAGACCTTATCTTTTGACTGTGTATCATGCCCTTTTTCATAGTCACCTGATGTATGGCATTGTGCTGTGGGGACATTCCCCGGCTGTTCGGGATGTATTGCTGCTGCAGAAAAAGGCCTTAAGAATCTTAACATCATCGGCCCCGCGCGAACACTGCCGGCCCCTTTTTATGGAACTCGGCGTTCTCACCGTATACAGCCAGTACATCCTCAACACCCTGGTGCTTCTTAGGGAGAACTTGGCTGATTTTGTGACCAGAGACAACGTGCATAAATATAACACCCGCCGAGCTCAGGACCTCGACATGCCCCGCTGTCGTCTCAGTGGCACTCAAAAGGCCTACCCACAGTCTGCAATCAAGATTTTTAACACTTTGCCGCAGAATGTGCGAGTACTGGAAATGAGAGATTTTAAAAAGGTGTTAAAGGATCGTTTGCTTGAGAGGCCTCTGTACTCCCTGGAAGAACTAAATCATGAGCCACTTTTTTAA